The Argentina anserina chromosome 5, drPotAnse1.1, whole genome shotgun sequence genome includes the window GAATAAACTAGGTGGAATGCTAGCTTTAGAGGCATGTTACTTCATTTAGTTTTTAAAATAGATCATGAAAGAAGAATTTAATTGCAAATCGCCAAATTGATTAGCTTGTACCTAGTGAAGGGTGTCTGCAAGAAAAGAGAATGAAAGAAGGGTTGTTGCATTTGAAATATTCAAAAATTTATAAGAATGATTATATGGATGGAATGCAAATCTAAGTTACAAAGTCAATATCAAAGTTTAAAAGGATAAAGAGACTATCCACTAAGAAACTATACAATGCCTCACAACTTGAATTTTCATTCCCAAACTAGATATGATATTAGTTTTGACTATGATCATCTTATTGTAAACCAACTAGGGGAAGATAATGAAAGCTGATAATGAAGTGTCTCTTATGAGTTTGATTTATATAGTGACACAGTTGTCAAATCTTTATCATGAACAAAGTTCATTTCATAGCATTACCTGCAAACTTGATACAAATTTTTACACCGTCTCGTGTTTTTCTTACTCATTTTATATTCAGTTCATATGAAGAATCCgagaaaagtaaaatttcGCGTAAGATCAATGTCTCATCTTATGATAATCTTTGTACAATAGACATACAAACTCCGTTCTATGATACTTCTTCAAAGGATATGTCATCGATCTTCTTCATTATATTCTCATAATGAAAGGAAACCTTTAATAATACAGAGGTAGCTCTTTGTTTAAAGTTCTGAACAGGGTCCCCTATGATTAAAAAGCCGATAACACAGAAGGAAAGAACGCAAAAGAGGAATTGGATGACTCTGAATTCCACATATTAGGCAAAAAAGCAATCAAAGTAAAAGTATTAGTCCTGGTCTTGAATCTTCATCACCTGCAAATTCGTTGCCTTGTCAATCTCTTTTCTTTCCCAGAGACAATCCCACTGCAAAAGCTACCCGAGCTCCAGTTCTCTTAAGACATCGGAAATTGTATATAGCAGATTCCTTCATTTCTTTCTTGAAGAGAGACAATGAGAGGTTATGTCAAATGATTAAGTAGTAGCAGTACTGATAGTGTTCTAATATATCTCCAGATTTCGGTAATCGAATTAGAAAAAGGTCGTGAAAAGGATTAGTGATTTAAGTAGGATTTGACATCTTCTGAacataaagaaacaaaagaagataaTTGGTTAATGATTGGATTTAGGTAGGCTTAATCAGTTAGCTTGTCCCTTACATTCTCTCATAAAGAAATGAACTGAGCAAAGGACTTAGATCAGAAGCATAACATTGTGTTGAGGTATCTGGTTCTGTTTCTTGGTGCGTGTCTAATACTACTGTTAATCATATCACATCCTCCTTGTAtctttttgcttcttttggAGCTTACATAACAAAGGCTGTAAAAAACACTCCTATCAGGATAACTCAATTTGATATATTTCTTGGGTTCTCAACCAAATCCACATTGAAACTCTGAATAGAAGAATCTTATTTTCTAGCTAGCCTTGCTATTTCAAGCTCCCAGTTCTACTACATCTCCAAATGACCAAATTCACTCAAGTTAAGGTTTAAGTTTTCTCAATACTAACAAACTTAAGATTTAGGATTGTTCATTAATTGTTGGATTGTGAGTGCTTCGGGTCGTCTAGTTTGTTAAATGATACAAGATGTCGTCCTCTATGTATTGCCGTGAACATTGTTAGCATCcatatagtttgtttgatgacGCCCTTTACTCAAAGTTTAATTGTAATTAAGAGTAGAGTAAAATGAATTGCTTGATGCTATTTACTATGTTACAACATTATATGATGACTGTTATCTTTTACACACACCAGTAGGACTCATATGAATAGATGGTTTCCCTATGATCACAGTGGCATGGGTCTCCTTGTTTGGGGCATTGTGTCAAATCAGTTAAGCAACTTGCAAGTTTCACCTATATAATGGCTTGCAACAAACTTTGCTCACACACAAATGAAAAGGCTTGTCCAAACTCCAAAGTGGTACATTGGTTGACATGCATGTATGATTGTAATGAAGAGTAATATGGTAGCTGTCTCTATTTTGATTGGAGATATGTATTGTATATTTGTTGAGTGGGTAGGATTCCATAATGAATAGATGGCCTGTCCATGTTCTCTCTTCACAGAAAAGAACCCACTTATAATTTTTCTCACTTAAAATGGCAGACCAGCtagattcatttttttttccatgccAACATTATTATCATCCTCACTTATAACTAGTCCCAATCTGCAATCTCAATCACCACCCACATAACTTGTAACACAAGAAGGAATGTAGCTATCAGACTCAAAGGCTAGCTCCTGCTGCATACGATGGCCAAAAGCTACGGCAAAAGATCTTATTTGCTTTCCTGTCAAAAAGTAATGGCAGAATTAGATGCTTGCAGATCAAAGATGGGATTATTTTGCATTCTGCAGAACATTACTGTCTGTTAATGTTAACAATCTATCTAAATCTCCTATATCATCACCTGTATGTATGTGTATGCAAGTGATTAGAAATTAGAACTACTTAAAATCCAAGAAGTTCTAACGTAGTTATTTCGAAAATGAATTAATGATTATGATGATGTTTATATCAGATCTAATCCAGCAGTGGAAGAATGAGTTACACCATCCTAGATATAAACCAGACAGAATGATGGATACATGAGACATTGAAACAAGTAATTTTTGGCAATACGTCCGTGTTTTGTGGAACTAATTGTCTGATTGCTAGCATTCTAGTCCCAAATGACTTCTCTTATATTGTATCCTCCATTCATTATTTAGGTTCATCGAGTCGTTTACATTTTTGGTAGATTGAGTTGCACAGCTACTTGTACACACTATACGGATAGATTAGAATGAACGGTTTATGTTCTGTCTGATTCTCATATTTGCACAGATAACCCCTTGAAAGTGAACTAGATATATGCTGGCCTTCAATCGCTAAATATGTCTCTGCTGAAGTTAATTGGAAATTTTCCGGTAATCTAGCTACCTCCTCGTGAAAGATACATGTATCTGGGCCAAGAACACCTTGTGGATGAGCAAAATTATATTGTCAAATCTCAAAAGCCATGCCAATCTTGTTTGACAATCCCATGTCCGAGTTTCGTGTACAAGTACAAGAAAAACAAGGGTGCAGTAACGGCAGTATGAAATTTATAAACCAAATTGAAAATCATGGAGAAGAGGGGGATAGGGCGGTTAGTCTTCACTTTTCAGGACCCAAATATACCAGGAAAAGTCATATGAGCCTCTTCATGTTTTGATGGGTTGAAACCCCAGACCAACCAGACCAAATCCAACCTTCTATTTATAACTAAGCTTAGTCCACACCATTTATAATCTTGCATATGCAATAATCCCTTCACAGgctatatgcatgcatgactGCCTGAAACTCCTGGTTCAACAGAAAGTTAACCAAAGATTGAGAACAAATAATCAAACAAAGAGTGAAAGAGGTAATTCCACTAGAAATCTGAttctcctttctttctttttttcattgATTTTCTTGATTCTGTGTTTTGAAATCTACTGTCCATTATAGGACACTTTTAATGGCCAAAGTATTCATACATATGCAACCCCATCTACGCCGAGTCTACCAGAGATTATCATATGCCGGCCAATTCTTAATGCCTAGCACAGCTATAACTTGGATTGACGAGGGGAAGCTACCACTCATGCGAATACAGGGGTTGAAGAACTTGTAGAGCTTTGCAAATTAGCAGCATAATCTCGTGCCCATAGATCGTAATGTATAATTTCCTCAAGAGAAGGCGAGGCCACTAGTTCTTCCCTGTGCTTGGCACATGTTAGCTCAACAACCTTGAATATATCTAGATAACTAATCCTGAAAACGAAGCAAAGTTTTGATTAGCTGACGATTTACATGATAAGAAGGTGCATACTAGCAAAGatttacagatcactattccaGATGAACATAATTTGATGGTAAAGTTCGACTTTAAACatatttcaaaaagaaaaaaaagatgatgaAATAGCACATACTTTTCATCGATAAACATCTCAACAGCCTTTTCATTTGCTGCACTAAGAACTCCGGTCATAGTGCCACCAGCCCGTCCGGCAGCATAGGCAAGATCCATGGATGGGTATTTTACGTTGTCAGGAGCTTTAAAGGTTAATGAACCAAGCCTGCATCAAAAGAAGGCAATGTTATTACTTATTAATGTAGTGGGATATAGAGGTTTAATGGATTTAACAGGAAAGGCAAGATAGATAAGATGTATAGGTGTATAGATAGCCTACTATTAGATATGATGTTTACTATTAGTATAGATGTATGGATAGCCACAAAGCATCAGAAGCTTCAACATATTTATACAGCTCTACTGTAAGAAATGTATGCTTATTCCTTCAAGATGGCTCATGCCTTGTGACCACAAAAAAAGGAAAGGTGCAAACATGAAAGTTAAATAAGAAAAGGTTCATTACTTGCAAAGATCAAGACGGGGCCAGGTTACTTCAGAGCAATAGATTCTCTCCGGCCATGACATGGTGTAGAGGATTGGCAAGCGCATATCAGGCCACCCCAACTGTGCTAGAACAGATGAATCCTGGAAATAATTATTGGCAAAAGAGAAAACACctttaaaatttcatattCCAAACTTTTATGAGTTTGCAGTACACAAACTACAGACCAGTTGGCATTTAAAAcaaggaaaccaagtccaaaaCAGATTGTTCAACCTGTGTTTCAATCATTGAATGTATGATGGATTGTGGATGAATCACAATCTCGATATCATCATAATCAGctccatacaagtaatggGCTTCAATGACTTCTAGCCCCtgtcaaaattaaaacatataaGCAACTGCAAATTGttcattttttctttggtGGTGGTACATCAAATAGAAATAAGAGAAAATAGGCAACCTTATTGAAAAGGGTAGCTGAATCAACAGTTATCTTTTTTCCCATACTCCAGTTAGGATGTTTCAGAGCATCTGCAACTTTAACTTCTTTGAGTTTTTCAACAGGCCAATCCCTGTGAGTAATAACGAGCGATTGTTAAGATCCTGATAACAATATAATATGTCTATAAAGAGAGAGACACAACCATCccaaaattttcaattaaaGACATCAACTGAGAAATATTGGGttttcattcataattgaaaCTATAGGTGAGAGTCCTCAATAATTAAGTGAGATGTTAGCATTACAATGTGTatgcataaaaaaaaatacatatatgttatgaacAATTAGAGTTTTTTGATAAGCTAATATATTAAAACTGCTGTTTCTTTCTCTAGTAGTGTGTacagggggggggggaatggCTTTTAGTTTTCGAAAGTGGGTTGCAAGAAAATAAGTAACCATGCAGGAATTCTAATTTAAGAATTGAAGCGAAATGCACACATTTGGCAAACAACAATCTTCTCAACATATGCCCTTACAAATTAGGGAAATGATACATTACTGCTATTTTCAACAATTTCTTCCTATTTTGCGTAAGGATGGAGATCCTTGTCTTCAGTTCAGAAGCTTTTAGTTTGGACTTTATATTAATCCTCACCTGAAAGCCCCACCAGAAGCTGTCAAAATGATACGCCGAAGTGCACCTTCTGGCAAGCCTTGGATACACTGAAGAATTAAGTATCCATGACCTTCATTAGTATACACAGGAGAGGATATATGACGCATGAATAAAGGAATGATTAGgcaagaaataaaataaggTGTATCAACTATGAAGTACTTCAAAAGTGCTTTAAGCACTAGCAACAAGAAGTAGCGTATACAATGCATATACCAACATCACAGCATAACTTATTAGATAAGAGTTGGCATTTAATATGGATGTTTCCATACCTGGAAAATTGCAGAATGTTCTGAATCAGCAGGAAGAATTTTCACATGATGCTTGTGAGCAAGAGGAAGAACAAATGGGCCTCCAGCAATCAGAGTCTCCTTATTGGCTAAAGCTATGTCTTTCCCAGCTTCTATTGCAGCCACTGTAGGCTAGATTTGACAGACAAAAGGACAACTCTCAGCCCGCTAGTGAATAATTTTCACATAATTCATTCAAAATAATCAGCCAACTGCTGTTTCATCAACCTTGTCCTGTATTTCAGTTAATATTCCCTGTATACAAGACTTCAATGAACACCAACTAAAAACATGAAAACTCAATTACCTTCAGTCCTGCACAACCAACAATTCCTGTAACTACTGTGACCGCATCTGGGTGCCTAGCAACCTGAGAAAAGATAACAATTAGCAACTCCATGTAGATGATTAGATTCAAATTCAATTAGCAGTGGAAAACAGATGGTGGGGCCAC containing:
- the LOC126794070 gene encoding 1-deoxy-D-xylulose 5-phosphate reductoisomerase, chloroplastic; amino-acid sequence: MALNLLSPAEIKAISFLDSTKSTHLSKLPGGFALRRKDCRTVIGRSRIQCSAQAPPPAWPGSAFPEPGRRAWDGPKPISIVGSTGSIGTQTLDIVSENPDKFQVVALAAGSNVTLLVDQVKRFKPKLVAVRNESLVDELKEALSGLEDKPEIIPGEQGVIEVARHPDAVTVVTGIVGCAGLKPTVAAIEAGKDIALANKETLIAGGPFVLPLAHKHHVKILPADSEHSAIFQCIQGLPEGALRRIILTASGGAFRDWPVEKLKEVKVADALKHPNWSMGKKITVDSATLFNKGLEVIEAHYLYGADYDDIEIVIHPQSIIHSMIETQDSSVLAQLGWPDMRLPILYTMSWPERIYCSEVTWPRLDLCKLGSLTFKAPDNVKYPSMDLAYAAGRAGGTMTGVLSAANEKAVEMFIDEKISYLDIFKVVELTCAKHREELVASPSLEEIIHYDLWARDYAANLQSSTSSSTPVFA